The following proteins come from a genomic window of Peptoniphilus equinus:
- the lon gene encoding endopeptidase La: MTKVPVIALRGLVVFPRMVTHFDCARIKSTLAVEQAELTGSDVLLVTQRDIGVVDPKAEDLYAYGTLSTIKQILKLPNGVVRVLIEGNQRARITNLEDGEFFQAEVEVFDAQNDGDGPEWQAAKRLVEEDLQTYTQLDQNLVPGLLQSVVDGASAESLVDTSAAYIAMDTDKSQELLEVLDPYERLIKFHELLKEEIELLTLERKIDKEVKTNMNKVQREYYLKEQLKAIHKELGDEREEDVLLNYESQIEQANLPDDVREKALKEVSRLSKLTSASPEYSLILTYLDWILALPWCESSQEEGTLAQARAVLEKEHYGLNDVKERILEFIALRSFRAEGKGPIICLVGPPGVGKTSIASSIAHALNKEFVHMSLGGMTDESEIRGHRRTYVGALPGRVITLMKKAAENNPVFLFDEVDKVGTDFRGDPASALLEVLDPEQNHSFTDRYLELPFDLSKVFFIATANTTDTIPRPLLDRMEVIRLAGYTPREKFNIAKTYLVPKQLDEAGLKKRQLKFTDEALVDMINYYTKEAGVRGLEKEIAKCVRKAALKIVEQDKKSLSVTAKNLTEYLGEYKFLYDTLKDTDAVGVVNGLAWTEVGGETLEIECSGMKGTGKLQLTGNLGDVMKESAKTAHSFIASQADAFGVDYERMKTTDLHIHVPEGAVPKDGPSAGVAMFTAMLSALLERPVARDVAMTGEITLTGRVLPIGGLKEKLLAAERMGIKTVLIPKENLRDLEKIEAEVKSNLCILPIERAQDALKTVWGQHENG, encoded by the coding sequence ATGACAAAAGTACCGGTAATAGCACTGAGAGGCTTGGTGGTGTTTCCACGTATGGTAACCCATTTTGACTGTGCCCGGATTAAAAGCACGCTTGCTGTGGAACAAGCTGAACTTACAGGTAGTGATGTGCTCTTGGTGACCCAGCGAGATATCGGCGTTGTTGACCCTAAAGCCGAGGACTTGTATGCCTATGGTACTCTGAGTACCATCAAACAGATTTTAAAACTTCCTAACGGTGTGGTTCGCGTGTTGATAGAAGGCAATCAAAGGGCCAGGATCACCAACCTCGAAGACGGTGAATTCTTTCAGGCGGAAGTGGAGGTGTTTGACGCTCAGAACGACGGCGACGGACCGGAGTGGCAAGCGGCAAAGCGCCTTGTGGAAGAGGATCTTCAAACCTACACGCAGTTGGATCAAAATTTGGTTCCGGGATTATTGCAATCGGTGGTGGATGGCGCCAGTGCCGAGTCCTTGGTGGACACATCGGCAGCGTACATTGCCATGGATACCGACAAATCTCAAGAACTCCTGGAAGTTTTGGATCCTTATGAGCGCCTAATCAAGTTTCATGAGCTTCTAAAAGAAGAGATTGAACTGCTCACCTTGGAGCGCAAGATTGACAAAGAAGTCAAGACCAATATGAACAAGGTGCAGCGGGAATATTACCTTAAAGAGCAGCTGAAAGCCATTCACAAGGAACTTGGCGACGAGCGGGAAGAAGATGTGCTCTTAAACTATGAAAGTCAAATTGAACAGGCAAATCTTCCCGATGACGTGCGTGAAAAAGCCTTAAAAGAAGTGAGCCGTCTGTCCAAGCTGACCTCCGCAAGTCCGGAATACTCTCTCATTCTCACCTATCTGGATTGGATTTTGGCACTGCCGTGGTGTGAGAGCAGTCAGGAAGAAGGCACTCTTGCCCAAGCCAGGGCAGTATTAGAGAAGGAACACTACGGGCTCAATGATGTCAAAGAACGGATTTTAGAGTTTATCGCCCTGCGCAGTTTCCGAGCGGAAGGCAAAGGACCCATTATCTGTCTCGTCGGCCCTCCTGGCGTGGGCAAGACCAGCATTGCATCAAGTATCGCCCATGCGCTGAACAAAGAGTTTGTCCATATGAGTCTTGGCGGAATGACGGATGAGTCGGAAATTCGAGGGCACCGCAGGACCTACGTGGGTGCACTGCCCGGCCGGGTCATCACGCTGATGAAAAAAGCCGCTGAGAATAATCCGGTGTTTCTTTTTGATGAAGTAGACAAAGTCGGGACCGACTTTCGCGGCGATCCGGCGAGTGCACTCCTCGAAGTCTTGGATCCGGAGCAGAATCACAGTTTTACCGATCGCTATTTGGAACTGCCTTTCGATTTATCCAAGGTGTTCTTTATTGCCACGGCAAACACCACCGACACCATTCCTCGGCCGTTGCTCGACCGTATGGAAGTCATTCGTCTGGCCGGCTACACACCAAGGGAGAAGTTTAACATCGCTAAAACTTATCTCGTGCCAAAGCAGCTTGACGAGGCAGGTCTTAAGAAACGGCAGCTGAAGTTTACCGATGAGGCTTTGGTCGATATGATCAACTACTATACCAAAGAGGCCGGCGTCCGAGGCTTGGAAAAGGAAATTGCCAAGTGTGTGCGCAAGGCGGCGCTTAAAATTGTGGAACAGGACAAAAAGTCGCTCTCGGTGACGGCGAAGAACTTGACCGAGTATTTAGGCGAGTACAAGTTCCTCTACGATACACTTAAAGATACGGATGCCGTCGGCGTGGTGAACGGTCTCGCCTGGACAGAAGTGGGGGGCGAGACGTTGGAAATTGAGTGCAGCGGGATGAAAGGCACAGGCAAGCTCCAACTCACCGGCAACCTCGGCGATGTGATGAAAGAGTCTGCCAAGACTGCCCACTCTTTTATTGCATCTCAGGCTGACGCATTCGGCGTGGATTATGAGCGGATGAAAACGACGGATCTGCACATCCATGTGCCGGAAGGCGCCGTGCCGAAAGATGGTCCGTCTGCCGGTGTGGCCATGTTTACAGCGATGCTCTCCGCTTTGTTGGAGCGTCCTGTTGCAAGAGATGTGGCCATGACAGGCGAGATCACGTTGACAGGCCGCGTCCTTCCTATCGGTGGACTCAAGGAAAAACTCCTGGCGGCCGAGCGTATGGGTATAAAAACGGTGCTAATTCCCAAAGAGAACTTGAGAGACTTGGAAAAAATTGAAGCTGAGGTCAAATCGAATCTCTGCATTCTTCCTATAGAACGGGCGCAGGACGCCTTAAAAACCGTGTGGGGACAACATGAAAACGGATAA
- the yihA gene encoding ribosome biogenesis GTP-binding protein YihA/YsxC, whose product MKTDKVYLEKVAVDPKGYPTEPCGEFAFAGRSNVGKSSFINAMVRRKNLARTSSAPGKTRTINFYRVADLRLVDLPGYGYAKVSKSERNSWAGIINTYLEARENLLEVLLLVDIRHKPSELDVAMYDYIVQSGYSGLVIATKADKVAKGQRARHLKVIADTLGVKERSNILTFSTSEKQNVEDMWAILEDIVRFYHDNEL is encoded by the coding sequence ATGAAAACGGATAAAGTCTATTTAGAAAAAGTCGCCGTGGATCCCAAAGGCTATCCGACGGAGCCTTGTGGGGAATTTGCCTTTGCTGGAAGATCCAACGTGGGGAAATCCTCATTTATTAATGCCATGGTTCGACGAAAGAACCTGGCACGGACGTCGTCGGCACCGGGCAAGACCCGCACCATCAACTTCTATCGGGTAGCGGATTTGCGTCTGGTGGATTTACCGGGCTATGGCTATGCCAAGGTTTCGAAATCCGAACGCAATAGTTGGGCGGGGATTATTAATACCTACCTGGAAGCGAGGGAGAACCTCTTGGAAGTCCTTTTGCTCGTAGACATCCGCCACAAGCCGAGTGAGCTGGATGTCGCCATGTACGACTACATTGTCCAATCCGGCTACAGCGGTCTGGTTATTGCAACGAAAGCGGACAAAGTAGCCAAGGGACAGCGGGCAAGGCATCTTAAGGTCATTGCGGATACTCTGGGAGTTAAGGAACGCTCCAATATTCTCACCTTCTCCACCTCAGAAAAGCAGAATGTGGAGGACATGTGGGCCATTTTGGAAGATATAGTAAGGTTCTATCATGACAACGAACTATAA
- a CDS encoding MATE family efflux transporter, with translation MTTNYNELETEPVGKLIDKFALSTIPAMLITHIYNAVDTYFIGSINTQASAAVGVAMSAMAIMQAVGFFFGQGSANSISLHLGHRDLKAASRIASFGFFAAVFSGLLILLLGNIFVTELAYALGSTPTVLPYATAYLSIIFFGAPYQCATLVLNNQLRSQGKAFYAMVGLMTGGVLNIFLDPLFIYTFDMGIAGAALATILSQLVSFTILFHNHKKFDVHLSIKRLKVNSENFNEIVGGGLPSLVRQSVNAVGVLAMNHAAGVYGDAAIAAVSIVGRITLLANAVIIGMGHAFQPICGYNYGAGNYQRVLQGFTYIVKRAVVYFALVSVLLFVFSPQVIDIFIDDPQVIEIGAKTLRFSAAVMAFSSLFMLCTMLMQTIRLAKESSFLSFMRTGGFLIPLVFFLSAKLGILGIQIAQPVSDLLSTAIAVVMTKPLIDSLRRGVPYEKHS, from the coding sequence ATGACAACGAACTATAATGAATTGGAAACGGAACCGGTTGGTAAGCTCATAGACAAGTTTGCACTCTCAACCATTCCCGCCATGCTTATCACACACATTTACAATGCAGTGGACACCTATTTCATAGGGTCTATCAATACACAGGCCTCGGCAGCTGTCGGGGTCGCCATGTCCGCCATGGCCATTATGCAGGCGGTGGGGTTTTTCTTCGGGCAAGGTTCGGCTAACTCCATCTCCCTTCACCTGGGGCATCGGGATTTGAAAGCGGCATCAAGAATCGCCTCTTTCGGATTTTTTGCGGCGGTTTTCTCCGGACTTCTGATTTTGCTTCTCGGCAATATCTTTGTGACCGAGCTGGCCTATGCCCTCGGATCCACGCCGACAGTGCTGCCCTATGCCACAGCTTATTTAAGCATTATCTTTTTCGGCGCGCCGTATCAGTGTGCCACCTTGGTGCTTAACAATCAGCTACGCTCTCAAGGCAAAGCCTTTTATGCCATGGTGGGGCTTATGACCGGCGGTGTGCTTAACATCTTTTTGGATCCCCTTTTTATCTATACGTTTGATATGGGCATTGCCGGAGCGGCACTGGCCACCATTCTCAGCCAGTTGGTGAGTTTCACGATTCTCTTTCACAACCACAAGAAGTTTGATGTTCATCTGTCGATCAAGCGTCTGAAAGTGAACAGTGAGAATTTCAATGAAATCGTCGGCGGGGGACTGCCGTCGCTCGTCCGTCAGTCGGTCAACGCTGTCGGCGTCCTTGCCATGAACCATGCGGCGGGTGTGTATGGGGATGCGGCCATTGCGGCGGTGAGTATTGTGGGGCGTATTACCCTGCTTGCCAACGCCGTTATCATCGGTATGGGCCATGCATTTCAGCCGATATGCGGCTATAATTACGGCGCCGGGAACTACCAACGTGTGCTCCAGGGCTTTACGTACATTGTCAAACGAGCCGTCGTCTATTTTGCGCTGGTATCGGTGCTCCTCTTCGTCTTTTCACCGCAAGTCATCGACATCTTTATCGATGATCCGCAAGTTATTGAGATCGGAGCCAAAACCCTCCGCTTCAGTGCAGCTGTCATGGCCTTCTCGTCGCTCTTCATGCTCTGTACCATGTTGATGCAGACCATTCGTCTGGCTAAAGAATCGTCATTTTTATCCTTTATGCGCACCGGCGGGTTTCTCATTCCTCTGGTCTTTTTCCTCTCGGCAAAGCTTGGGATCTTAGGCATTCAGATTGCACAGCCGGTGAGTGATCTCTTATCCACAGCTATTGCGGTGGTGATGACCAAACCGTTAATCGACAGTTTGCGGCGAGGTGTGCCGTATGAAAAACACTCATAA
- a CDS encoding S-layer homology domain-containing protein, producing MKKFLILIAALSCVVGFTSKTFTDTSEHWAKDYIAAMAQEELLLGYSDGSFQPDRAISMSETYSIINRMFNFNSFQPQDVEGFRQYKDKWFYNDLLAAYTAGYLRDDEFADRSITRLEVARILSRLYTLEDEGGDFVESSELNTSDRLILRRLEGAKIFNGYADHTFKPHAPITRAEFSKVITLAQRTLQPRSAESAYAELKSLLENLNTIDVNGLSPETIERLNTIITRTYSNELPTESEMRGWIADLKIIFASNTASSDPLSPEAPLAPPTDVEDPSPITPAPSSAEHYLRILTKDTAGVAVPATITLNHATFVPGLYPEGKYLLEVQALNKKPYTTFIDLSSDTELDITLEDMPKAYLRLTLNSPYLHAASGLEYKDGARVTVTIDVPEGMKVDRLIVNGNTKGVLSDEYSFIITEDTTIDVEFTAQTS from the coding sequence ATGAAAAAATTTCTTATCTTGATTGCTGCATTGTCTTGTGTCGTAGGTTTCACGTCAAAAACGTTCACCGATACGTCAGAACACTGGGCCAAAGACTACATAGCGGCCATGGCACAAGAGGAATTACTTCTGGGCTATAGCGACGGTTCCTTCCAACCTGACCGTGCCATTTCCATGTCCGAAACGTACTCGATTATCAATCGCATGTTCAACTTCAACAGTTTTCAACCTCAAGATGTGGAAGGCTTCCGTCAATACAAGGATAAGTGGTTCTATAACGATTTGCTTGCGGCGTACACCGCCGGTTATCTTCGTGACGACGAGTTTGCCGATCGCAGCATCACGCGCCTGGAAGTAGCTCGGATTCTTTCCCGACTCTACACCCTTGAAGATGAAGGCGGCGATTTCGTGGAGTCAAGCGAATTGAATACGTCCGATCGCTTGATTTTGCGTCGTCTTGAAGGAGCGAAGATTTTTAACGGGTATGCCGATCATACTTTCAAGCCTCATGCGCCGATTACCCGGGCAGAGTTTTCCAAGGTGATCACCTTGGCGCAACGCACGCTCCAACCCCGCTCCGCAGAGTCGGCCTATGCCGAACTGAAAAGTCTTCTGGAGAATCTCAATACCATTGATGTGAATGGGTTAAGTCCGGAGACTATTGAGCGATTAAACACCATCATCACCCGAACGTACAGCAACGAACTGCCTACAGAATCGGAAATGCGCGGCTGGATCGCCGACTTAAAGATCATTTTTGCAAGTAACACCGCCTCGAGTGATCCCCTATCCCCTGAGGCGCCGCTTGCACCGCCAACCGATGTGGAAGACCCTTCCCCGATCACGCCTGCGCCATCTTCAGCTGAGCACTACTTGCGCATTCTCACAAAAGATACTGCCGGCGTTGCTGTACCTGCCACCATCACGTTAAACCATGCCACCTTTGTCCCTGGTCTCTATCCCGAAGGCAAATACCTGTTAGAAGTGCAGGCGCTGAATAAAAAGCCTTATACCACCTTCATCGACTTAAGCAGTGATACCGAACTGGATATTACTCTTGAAGATATGCCAAAAGCCTATTTGCGTCTGACATTAAATTCCCCTTATCTTCACGCCGCAAGCGGTTTGGAGTACAAGGATGGTGCTCGGGTGACGGTGACGATTGACGTGCCTGAGGGTATGAAAGTGGACCGGCTGATTGTGAACGGTAATACAAAAGGTGTCCTCAGCGACGAGTACAGCTTCATCATCACTGAAGACACCACTATTGATGTAGAATTTACGGCTCAAACATCTTGA
- the pta gene encoding phosphate acetyltransferase — translation MDLIDILKNKVQEKCPTIVFPEGEDPRILGAVKRLQDDKVIKPIVLGATEAVEKTAKDLNIDLSELNFIDPETSEALNELKAALLERRKGKLDEAGADKLIRDVNYFGTMLVYTGKAEGLVSGAVHTTGETVKPALQIIKTKEGFKRTAGAFIMLRGDEMYLMADCAINIEHTPESLAETAVLAGETAKTFDMDPKIAMLSFSTKGSASHETVDRVVEATKLAKAMAPELKLDGELQFDAAFVPEVAKKKAPDSDVAGQANVFIFPSLEAGNIGYKLAQRFGGFEAVGPILMGLNAPVNDLSRGCVEDEVYSLAIITAAQSLM, via the coding sequence ATGGATTTAATTGACATCTTAAAAAACAAAGTACAAGAGAAATGCCCAACGATTGTATTTCCTGAAGGGGAAGACCCACGTATTCTCGGAGCAGTAAAGCGTCTTCAAGACGACAAGGTAATTAAGCCGATCGTTCTCGGCGCCACGGAAGCTGTAGAAAAAACGGCGAAGGATCTGAACATTGACCTCAGTGAGCTCAACTTCATCGATCCAGAGACATCCGAAGCATTGAATGAGTTAAAAGCAGCTCTTTTAGAGCGCAGAAAAGGGAAGCTGGATGAAGCCGGTGCGGATAAACTCATTCGTGATGTCAACTACTTCGGAACCATGCTGGTGTATACCGGCAAAGCTGAAGGATTGGTCTCCGGTGCAGTCCATACCACCGGGGAAACGGTCAAACCTGCACTGCAAATCATTAAGACCAAAGAAGGATTTAAACGCACCGCAGGCGCTTTCATCATGCTCAGAGGCGATGAGATGTACCTGATGGCGGATTGTGCCATCAATATCGAGCACACACCGGAATCTTTGGCAGAAACAGCTGTCCTCGCCGGAGAAACTGCCAAGACTTTCGACATGGATCCAAAGATTGCCATGCTCTCTTTCTCTACGAAAGGTTCTGCATCTCACGAGACGGTAGACCGTGTTGTAGAAGCGACCAAACTTGCTAAAGCCATGGCGCCTGAACTGAAACTGGACGGTGAACTGCAATTTGATGCAGCCTTTGTGCCTGAAGTTGCAAAGAAAAAAGCACCGGACTCCGACGTAGCAGGTCAAGCCAACGTCTTTATCTTCCCATCCCTTGAGGCGGGTAATATTGGCTATAAATTGGCACAACGCTTTGGCGGTTTTGAAGCGGTAGGTCCGATCCTTATGGGTCTGAACGCACCGGTAAACGATCTGTCCCGGGGATGCGTGGAAGATGAAGTGTATTCCCTCGCCATTATCACAGCTGCACAATCTTTAATGTAA